A genomic window from Pantoea alhagi includes:
- a CDS encoding helix-turn-helix domain-containing protein: protein MIADTTKAIEATKLLVAAVPLLGGSTSEKDYRDALALVDYLIDHDDENPLLDFLAAKIADYEDNSERFAEFNKEVAEMPVGVALLRTLIDQHKLSYSDLKNEIGSKSLVSQILSGQRSLTISHIKALSNRFGVKPQWFL, encoded by the coding sequence ATGATCGCCGACACCACTAAAGCTATCGAAGCAACGAAACTACTGGTAGCTGCCGTCCCCCTGCTGGGGGGCAGCACCTCAGAGAAAGACTACCGTGACGCGCTGGCGCTGGTGGACTACCTGATTGACCACGACGACGAAAACCCGCTGCTCGACTTCCTGGCGGCCAAAATCGCCGATTATGAAGACAACAGCGAACGCTTTGCGGAGTTCAACAAAGAAGTCGCAGAAATGCCGGTGGGCGTTGCGCTGCTGCGCACGCTGATTGACCAGCATAAGCTGTCCTACTCCGACCTGAAGAATGAGATCGGCTCAAAATCGCTGGTGAGCCAAATCCTCTCCGGCCAGCGCTCCCTGACGATCTCACACATCAAGGCGCTTTCGAACCGGTTCGGCGTGAAGCCTCAATGGTTCCTTTAA
- a CDS encoding type II toxin-antitoxin system HigB family toxin: MHVISKEPFEQAARSFPNDATAIKALYRLVRETNFKTPDELRAAVPSLDNFKYRNKWWVLDVGGNNLRVIAYINFVNKLFYVKHNATHAEYDKLTRYYRENKE, translated from the coding sequence ATGCACGTCATTTCAAAAGAGCCATTTGAGCAAGCGGCGCGGTCATTTCCTAACGATGCCACGGCCATCAAGGCGCTGTATCGTCTGGTACGCGAAACAAACTTCAAAACGCCCGATGAACTGCGCGCCGCCGTGCCAAGCCTGGACAATTTTAAGTACCGTAACAAATGGTGGGTTTTAGATGTAGGGGGCAACAATTTGCGAGTAATCGCCTACATCAACTTCGTGAATAAGCTCTTCTACGTGAAGCACAACGCCACCCACGCTGAATACGATAAGCTGACTCGCTACTATCGGGAGAACAAAGAATGA
- the ubiC gene encoding chorismate lyase, whose protein sequence is MSDNALSLLRAIAWLPTSSPALSAPLLDWLLEEDSMTKRFERHCGKVTVEPQFEGFVTADDIAEELPFLPLEPRYWLREIILSGDGVPWLAGRTVVPESTLEGPEMMLSQLGTRPLGRYLFSSSTLTRDFIDPGISAALWGRRSRLRLSGKPLLLTELFLPAAPLYQSLSGEPSE, encoded by the coding sequence ATGTCCGATAACGCGCTTTCCCTGCTGCGCGCCATTGCCTGGCTTCCCACCTCATCGCCTGCGCTGTCCGCACCGCTGCTCGACTGGCTGCTGGAAGAAGATTCGATGACGAAGCGCTTTGAGCGCCACTGCGGGAAAGTTACCGTGGAGCCACAGTTTGAAGGTTTCGTCACTGCTGATGATATCGCTGAAGAGCTGCCGTTCCTGCCGCTGGAGCCGCGCTACTGGCTGCGCGAGATCATCTTATCGGGTGACGGCGTGCCCTGGCTGGCTGGCCGCACGGTGGTGCCGGAATCGACGCTGGAAGGGCCGGAAATGATGCTCAGCCAGCTGGGCACACGTCCGCTGGGCCGCTATCTCTTCTCTTCCTCCACGCTCACGCGTGATTTTATCGATCCCGGTATCTCTGCCGCGCTGTGGGGACGTCGCTCGCGTCTGCGTTTATCGGGCAAACCGCTGTTATTAACCGAACTGTTTTTACCTGCTGCGCCGCTTTATCAAAGCCTGTCTGGAGAACCAAGTGAGTAA
- the ubiA gene encoding 4-hydroxybenzoate octaprenyltransferase, with translation MEKGLTRNKLQAYSRLMRIDKPIGSLLLLWPTLWALWLAGEAVPPLQVLIVFVLGVFFMRAAGCVVNDFADRKIDGHVKRTQTRPLASGMVSEKEAKVLFVALALVSFALVLTMNAITIWLSFAGLALAWIYPFMKRYTHLPQVVLGAAFGWAIPMGWAAVSGHVPLNGWLLFFANICWTVAYDTQYAMVDRDDDVKIGVKSTAILFGRFDKLIIGLLQLATLLLLIIVGQRMALDGAFYWSLLMAAALFAHQQKLIAERQRDRCFQAFLNNNYVGLVIFVGIALNMPPFSQW, from the coding sequence ATAGAGAAAGGGCTGACGCGCAATAAGCTGCAGGCTTACAGCCGACTGATGCGCATTGATAAACCGATTGGTTCGCTACTGCTGCTGTGGCCGACATTATGGGCGCTGTGGCTGGCGGGCGAAGCCGTGCCGCCGTTGCAGGTGCTGATCGTGTTCGTGCTGGGCGTCTTTTTTATGCGTGCGGCGGGTTGCGTAGTGAATGATTTTGCCGATCGCAAAATTGATGGTCACGTAAAGCGTACGCAAACGAGGCCGCTGGCCAGCGGCATGGTCAGTGAGAAAGAGGCAAAGGTGCTGTTTGTGGCGCTGGCGCTGGTCTCTTTTGCGCTGGTACTGACGATGAACGCCATTACCATCTGGCTGTCGTTTGCCGGGCTGGCGCTGGCCTGGATCTATCCTTTTATGAAGCGTTATACCCATCTGCCGCAGGTGGTATTGGGTGCCGCCTTCGGCTGGGCTATCCCAATGGGCTGGGCGGCAGTCAGCGGTCACGTGCCGCTGAACGGCTGGCTGCTGTTTTTCGCCAACATTTGCTGGACGGTGGCCTACGACACACAGTACGCCATGGTAGACAGGGATGATGATGTAAAAATTGGCGTAAAATCAACGGCTATTCTGTTTGGGCGTTTTGATAAGCTGATCATTGGCCTGTTGCAGCTGGCGACCCTGCTGTTGCTGATAATTGTTGGTCAGCGCATGGCGCTGGACGGCGCTTTTTACTGGTCACTGTTGATGGCCGCCGCGCTGTTTGCACATCAGCAGAAGCTGATTGCTGAACGCCAGCGGGATCGCTGTTTTCAGGCTTTTTTGAATAATAACTATGTGGGTCTGGTGATATTTGTCGGCATTGCGCTGAATATGCCGCCGTTCAGCCAGTGGTAA